One genomic segment of Rhizorhabdus phycosphaerae includes these proteins:
- the atpA gene encoding F0F1 ATP synthase subunit alpha: protein MDIRAAEISKVIRDQIASFGTEAQVSEVGQVLSVGDGIARIHGLDNVQAGEMVEFANGIKGMALNLEADNVGVVIFGSDSQIKEGDVVKRTGTIVDVPVGKGLLGRVVDGLGNPIDGKGPIVSDQRSRVEVKAPGIIPRKSVHEPVQTGIKALDALVPVGRGQRELIIGDRQTGKSAVAIDTFINQKEANKGDDESKKLYCIYVAVGQKRSTVAQLVRTLEENGAMEYSIVVAATASDPAPLQYLAPYTGVAMGEYFRDNGMHALIVYDDLSKQAVAYRQMSLLLRRPPGREAYPGDVFYLHSRLLERAAKLNDANGNGSLTALPIIETQAGDVSAYIPTNVISITDGQIFLETDLFNAGIRPAINVGLSVSRVGSAAQTKAMKKVAGSIKLELAQYREMAAFAQFGSDLDASTQKLLNRGARLTELLKQPQFNPLPFEEQVVSIFAGVNGYIDAFPVTSVVRFEAALLSEFRSRHADILTDIRTTKDLSDETKGKLKAALDAFVKTFA, encoded by the coding sequence ATGGATATCCGCGCCGCAGAAATCTCGAAGGTCATCCGCGACCAGATCGCCAGCTTCGGCACCGAAGCGCAGGTCTCCGAAGTCGGCCAGGTGCTGTCGGTCGGCGACGGCATCGCCCGCATCCACGGTCTCGACAATGTCCAGGCCGGTGAGATGGTCGAGTTCGCCAACGGCATCAAGGGCATGGCCCTGAACCTCGAAGCCGACAATGTCGGCGTCGTGATCTTCGGTTCGGACAGCCAGATCAAGGAAGGCGACGTCGTCAAGCGCACCGGCACCATCGTCGACGTCCCGGTCGGCAAGGGCCTGCTCGGTCGCGTGGTCGACGGTCTCGGCAATCCGATCGACGGCAAGGGCCCGATCGTCTCCGATCAGCGCAGCCGCGTCGAGGTCAAGGCGCCCGGCATCATCCCGCGCAAGTCGGTGCACGAGCCCGTGCAGACCGGCATCAAGGCGCTCGACGCGCTCGTCCCCGTGGGCCGTGGCCAGCGCGAGCTGATCATCGGCGACCGTCAGACCGGCAAGTCGGCCGTCGCGATCGACACCTTCATCAACCAGAAGGAAGCCAATAAGGGCGACGACGAGAGCAAGAAGCTCTACTGCATCTACGTCGCCGTCGGCCAGAAGCGCTCGACCGTCGCGCAGCTCGTCCGCACGCTCGAAGAAAATGGCGCTATGGAATATTCGATCGTGGTCGCCGCGACCGCGTCGGATCCCGCTCCGCTCCAGTATCTCGCGCCCTACACCGGCGTCGCCATGGGCGAATATTTCCGCGACAACGGCATGCACGCCCTGATCGTCTATGACGATCTCTCGAAGCAGGCCGTCGCCTACCGTCAGATGTCGCTCCTGCTCCGCCGTCCGCCGGGCCGCGAAGCCTATCCGGGCGACGTGTTCTACCTGCACAGCCGCCTGCTCGAGCGCGCCGCGAAGCTCAACGACGCCAACGGCAACGGCTCGCTGACCGCGCTGCCGATCATCGAGACCCAGGCCGGCGACGTGTCTGCCTATATTCCGACCAACGTGATCTCGATCACCGACGGCCAGATCTTCCTCGAGACCGATCTGTTCAACGCCGGTATCCGTCCGGCGATCAACGTCGGCCTGTCGGTCAGCCGCGTCGGCTCGGCCGCACAGACCAAGGCGATGAAGAAGGTGGCCGGCTCGATCAAGCTCGAGCTCGCTCAGTATCGCGAAATGGCTGCCTTCGCGCAGTTCGGTTCGGACCTCGACGCCTCGACGCAGAAGCTGCTCAACCGTGGCGCCCGTCTGACCGAGCTGCTCAAGCAGCCGCAGTTCAACCCGCTCCCCTTCGAGGAGCAGGTCGTGTCGATCTTCGCGGGCGTGAACGGCTATATCGACGCCTTCCCCGTCACCTCGGTGGTCCGTTTCGAAGCGGCCCTGCTGTCGGAGTTCCGGTCGCGTCATGCCGATATCCTGACCGACATCCGCACCACCAAGGATCTGTCGGACGAGACCAAGGGCAAGCTCAAGGCCGCGCTCGACGCTTTCGTGAAGACCTTCGCCTAA
- a CDS encoding F0F1 ATP synthase subunit gamma: MPSLKSLKVRITSVKSTQKITKAMKMVAAAKLRRAQQAAEAGRPYAERLNAVMASLASKVTVGPQSPKLLAGTGNDQVHLLVVATSERGLAGAFNTNIVRAARKAADALLAQGKTVKFYLIGKKGRAVIARLYPGKIVHQVDQTHIKNVAFADAHQVSEDLIARYAAGEFDVAHLFFAKFQSALVQEPTQLQIIPVPLTPATGTAASGASAAVEYEPDEEAILAELLPRNVAIQLFRAMLENAASEQGSRMTAMDNATRNAGDMINRLTIQYNRTRQAAITTELVEIISGAEAL, from the coding sequence ATGCCCAGTCTGAAGAGCCTGAAGGTCCGCATCACTTCGGTGAAGTCGACCCAGAAGATAACCAAGGCGATGAAGATGGTCGCCGCCGCGAAGCTGCGTCGTGCGCAGCAGGCGGCAGAGGCCGGGCGCCCCTATGCCGAGCGGCTCAATGCCGTGATGGCGAGCCTTGCCTCGAAGGTGACCGTCGGCCCGCAGAGCCCGAAGCTTCTTGCCGGAACCGGTAACGATCAGGTTCACCTGCTCGTCGTCGCGACGTCCGAGCGGGGCCTCGCCGGTGCGTTCAACACGAACATCGTCCGCGCGGCCCGCAAGGCCGCCGACGCTCTGCTCGCGCAGGGCAAGACGGTGAAGTTCTACCTGATCGGCAAGAAGGGCCGCGCGGTCATCGCCCGGCTCTATCCGGGCAAGATCGTGCACCAGGTCGACCAGACCCACATCAAGAACGTCGCTTTCGCCGACGCGCACCAGGTCTCGGAAGACCTGATCGCGCGTTATGCCGCCGGTGAGTTCGACGTGGCGCACCTGTTCTTCGCGAAGTTCCAGTCGGCACTGGTTCAGGAGCCCACCCAGCTGCAGATCATCCCGGTCCCGCTCACGCCCGCCACGGGCACGGCGGCTTCGGGTGCGTCCGCCGCGGTGGAATATGAGCCCGACGAGGAAGCAATCCTCGCCGAGTTGCTCCCGCGCAACGTGGCCATCCAGCTGTTCCGGGCGATGCTCGAAAATGCAGCGTCCGAGCAGGGCAGCCGCATGACGGCGATGGATAACGCGACCCGCAACGCCGGCGACATGATCAACCGTCTGACCATCCAGTATAACCGGACCCGTCAGGCCGCGATCACCACCGAACTCGTCGAAATCATCTCGGGCGCCGAAGCGCTCTAA
- the atpD gene encoding F0F1 ATP synthase subunit beta, producing the protein MATTTNNVGRISQVIGAVVDVTFDGGTLPAILNALETKNGDNRLVLEVAQHLGENTVRTIAMDATEGLTRGQAVTDTGSQIRVPVGPRTLGRILNVVGEPIDERGPVDTDLSAPIHAEAPLFVDQSTETSILVTGIKVIDLLAPYSKGGKIGLFGGAGVGKTVLIQELINNIAKGHGGTSVFAGVGERTREGNDLYHEFLDAGVIAKDADGNPTPEGSKVALVFGQMNEPPGARARVALSGLTIAEYFRDVEGQDVLFFVDNIFRFTQAGSEVSALLGRIPSAVGYQPTLSTDMGALQERITSTNKGSITSVQAIYVPADDLTDPAPATSFAHLDATTVLSRAISELGIYPAVDPLDSTSRVLEPRVVGQEHYETARAVQETLQKYKSLQDIIAILGMDELSEEDKLTVQRARKIQRFLSQPFHVAEVFTGISGKFVSIEDTVKSFKAVVDGEYDHLPEAAFYMVGGIDEVVEKAKKLAAEAA; encoded by the coding sequence ATGGCTACCACCACCAACAATGTCGGGCGCATCAGCCAGGTCATCGGCGCCGTCGTCGACGTGACCTTCGACGGCGGCACCCTCCCCGCGATCCTGAACGCGCTCGAGACGAAGAACGGCGACAACCGCCTCGTCCTCGAAGTCGCGCAGCACCTGGGCGAGAACACCGTCCGCACGATCGCCATGGATGCGACCGAGGGTCTGACCCGCGGCCAGGCCGTGACCGACACCGGCTCGCAGATCCGCGTTCCCGTCGGGCCCCGCACGCTGGGCCGCATCCTGAACGTCGTCGGTGAGCCGATCGACGAGCGTGGTCCGGTCGACACCGACCTGAGCGCCCCGATCCACGCCGAGGCCCCGCTGTTCGTCGACCAGTCGACCGAGACCAGCATCCTCGTCACCGGCATCAAGGTCATCGACCTGCTGGCCCCCTATTCGAAGGGCGGCAAGATCGGCCTGTTCGGCGGCGCCGGCGTGGGCAAGACCGTGCTCATCCAGGAGCTGATCAACAACATCGCCAAGGGCCATGGCGGCACCTCGGTGTTCGCCGGCGTCGGCGAGCGTACCCGCGAGGGCAACGATCTCTATCACGAGTTCCTCGACGCGGGCGTCATCGCCAAGGACGCCGACGGCAACCCGACCCCCGAGGGCTCGAAGGTCGCTCTGGTGTTCGGCCAGATGAACGAGCCGCCGGGCGCCCGCGCTCGCGTCGCCCTGTCGGGCCTGACGATCGCCGAATATTTCCGTGACGTTGAAGGCCAGGACGTGCTGTTCTTCGTCGACAACATCTTCCGCTTCACCCAGGCGGGTTCGGAAGTGTCGGCTCTGCTCGGCCGTATTCCTTCGGCCGTGGGCTATCAGCCGACCCTGTCGACCGACATGGGCGCTCTGCAGGAGCGCATTACCTCGACCAACAAGGGCTCGATCACCTCGGTGCAGGCGATCTACGTTCCCGCGGACGACCTTACCGACCCTGCTCCGGCAACCTCCTTCGCCCACCTCGACGCCACGACCGTGCTGTCGCGCGCCATCTCCGAGCTGGGCATCTACCCGGCCGTTGATCCGCTCGACTCGACGAGCCGCGTCCTCGAGCCGCGCGTTGTCGGCCAGGAGCATTATGAAACCGCCCGTGCGGTTCAGGAGACCCTGCAGAAGTACAAGTCGCTGCAGGACATCATCGCGATCCTCGGCATGGACGAGCTCTCGGAAGAGGACAAGCTGACCGTCCAGCGCGCCCGCAAGATCCAGCGCTTCCTGTCGCAGCCGTTCCACGTCGCCGAAGTCTTCACCGGCATCTCCGGCAAGTTCGTGTCGATCGAGGACACGGTGAAGTCGTTCAAGGCCGTCGTCGACGGTGAATATGACCACCTTCCCGAAGCCGCTTTCTACATGGTCGGCGGCATCGACGAAGTGGTCGAAAAGGCGAAGAAGCTGGCCGCCGAAGCGGCCTGA
- a CDS encoding glutathione S-transferase, whose protein sequence is MNDRPRIEDAVNELCPWSGKPIAADSLTRYRGAVVGFCNPGCRDKFEKATTAFDLVLQARQD, encoded by the coding sequence ATGAACGACCGGCCGCGCATCGAGGATGCGGTCAACGAACTCTGCCCCTGGTCGGGAAAACCGATCGCGGCAGATTCGCTGACCCGCTATCGCGGCGCGGTGGTCGGCTTCTGCAACCCGGGTTGCCGGGACAAGTTCGAGAAAGCCACCACGGCCTTCGACCTTGTCCTGCAAGCCAGACAGGATTGA
- a CDS encoding ATP synthase F1 subunit epsilon has translation MADLHFELVTPEKLLRSEDVHMVVVPGAEGDFGVLAGHAPFMSTVRAGELAIYSGPNTIAARIHVEGGFAEVNEKGLTVLAEKASEV, from the coding sequence ATGGCAGATCTGCATTTCGAACTCGTCACCCCGGAAAAGCTCCTCCGCTCGGAAGACGTGCACATGGTGGTGGTCCCGGGAGCCGAGGGCGATTTCGGCGTTCTCGCCGGGCACGCGCCGTTCATGTCGACCGTCAGGGCCGGTGAACTGGCGATCTATTCCGGACCGAACACCATCGCGGCACGCATTCATGTCGAAGGTGGGTTCGCGGAGGTGAACGAGAAGGGTCTGACCGTGCTGGCCGAAAAGGCCAGCGAAGTCTGA